Below is a window of Frigoribacterium sp. SL97 DNA.
GTGAACAGGACGCCCTGTTCCGGCAGTTCGACGTCACCCCGCAGGGCGGTCAGTCCGTCGACGAGGTGCAGACCACGCTCGAGGGCCTGGGCAGCGTCTACGTCCCCGAGTCGGTCGTCCCCTCGGGTGACGGACTGCGCGTCACCTTCTCGGCCGTCGCACCGACGGGCGTCCTCTCGAACTGATCGCCACGCCGGCGTCCGTCCTCCCACGGGCGCCGGCACCTCCTCACCGCGTCCCACCCGTCCCGGGTGGGACACCCGACCGGAAAGGACCAGCCATCGTGGCTTCCCTCTCACGCACCACCACCGCACCCGCCGCCGTCACCGGCGTCCCGTCCCGACGCCGCCGTCTCGCGACGGTGCTCGCCCTCACCGCCGCCACCGGGGTCGCCCTCGCCGGCGCCCTCGTGGGCACGTCGCCCGCGCACGCCGCCGACGGGGACGGCTGGGTCCGCGTCGGCCACCTCTCGCCCGACACGAAGGCCGTCGACGTGACGCTGACCTCGCTGAAGGGCGGGCAGGTCGTCATGGACCTCGACGACGTCACCTACGGCCAGGTCAGCCCCTACCAGGCGCTGGCCGCGGGCACCTACGTGGTCTCGATGACGGCCGCGGACGCACCCACCAGTGCCAAGCCGGTCATCACGTCGAACATCACGGTCGACAGCGGCCAGCCGATCACCGCCGTCGCCTACGGCCCGAACGACGACCTGAAGACCCAGGTCTTCACGGACGACCTGACGGCCCCGGCCGACGGCCAGGCCAAGGTCCGCCTCGTGCAGGCCGCGAACGTCAGCAAGACCGTGACGGTCGCGACGAGCACGGGCACCACCATCGCCGAGGACGCGCCCTTCGGCAGCGCCAGCGGCTACGCGCAGGTGGCGGCCGGCCCCTGGACCCTCGACCTGACCGGCAAGAAGGTGACCGGCACGAGCGACGTCGACCTCGCGGCGGGCAGCATCAACACGCTGTTCGTGCTCGACAACTCGACCGGCGGTCTGACCGTCGTCCCGGTCGTCGACAGCGCGGCCACGGCGCAGGCGCCCGTCGGTGGTGTCCAGACCGGTGGCGGCTACCTCGCCGAGCACCCGCAGAAGAGCGAGACCAAGGGCCTCTGGGCCACCGTGCTCGGCTGGTTCGGGGCCTGACGCCCGGCACCACCCGACAGGACGAGGAGGCGCGGTGAGCGACCCGTCGCACCGCGCCTCCCCGGCACCGATCGCGTCCCGTGCGTCGACCGGGTCGACCGACCGCAGCACCGAGCAGGAGAAGAGAACGACATGACGAAGAAGACGAAGGCGCTGCTCGCAGCGGCCGTCGTGGTGGCCCTCGCCATCACCGCCGGCATCGCCTCCCTCGTCGTCGGAGGGGCCGGCGGCCCCTCGACGGACCAGGCAGGCGCGGACGCGACCGGCACCCCCGGGACGGGTACGGCCACTCCTCAGCCACGGACGGCCGCCGAGATCGGCAAGGACTTCCTCGACGGGTACGTCGACGACGACGGCCGCGTCGTGCGTCGCGACCAGGGCGACGACACCGTCAGCGAAGGGCAGGCCTACGGGATGCTCGTCGCCGTCGGAGTGGGCGACGAGGACCGTTTCGACGCGATCTGGGACTGGACGAAGAGCAACCTGGTGCGCCCGGACGGCCTGCTGGCCTGGCAGTGGAAGGACGGCGAGGTCGTCGACGACATGCCGGCCAGCGACGCCGACGTCGACGCGGCGCGGGCCCTCGTGCTCGCCGGCTCGACCTTCGACCGCTCCGACCTCACGATCGAGGGCGTCGACCTCGGCACCGACGTGCTCGACGAGATGACGGTCTCGACCGACGTCGGCCGCATCCTGCTGCCCGGACCGTGGGCGATGGGCTCCGGCCCGTGGTCGTACAACCCCTCGTACGCGTCGCCCGCGACCTTCGCGCAGCTCGGCGAGGCCAGCGGCGACCCCCGATGGGCCGAGCTCGAGACCGGCTCGCGAGCCGTGACCACGAACATCCTCGCCTCGACCGCCCTCCCGAGCGACTGGGCCCAGGTGCAGCAGGACGGCACGACGGTCCCGCTGCCGAGCGCCGACGGGTCGTCGGGCACCGTGCAGTACAGCTACGACGCCGGTCGACTCGCCCTGCGCTACGCCGAGTCGTGCCAGCCCGAGGACGTGGCACTGGCCTCGAAGATGGCCGGCGTGCTGCAGCGCTACGACGAACTGCCCATGCAGCTCGACCTCGGCGGGCAGTCGGTCGGTTCGGACCAGAGCCCCCTCGCCTACGCCGCCCGTGCCGCCGCCGAGGCCAGCGACGGCCAGCACGAGCGGGCG
It encodes the following:
- a CDS encoding DUF4397 domain-containing protein codes for the protein MASLSRTTTAPAAVTGVPSRRRRLATVLALTAATGVALAGALVGTSPAHAADGDGWVRVGHLSPDTKAVDVTLTSLKGGQVVMDLDDVTYGQVSPYQALAAGTYVVSMTAADAPTSAKPVITSNITVDSGQPITAVAYGPNDDLKTQVFTDDLTAPADGQAKVRLVQAANVSKTVTVATSTGTTIAEDAPFGSASGYAQVAAGPWTLDLTGKKVTGTSDVDLAAGSINTLFVLDNSTGGLTVVPVVDSAATAQAPVGGVQTGGGYLAEHPQKSETKGLWATVLGWFGA
- a CDS encoding glycosyl hydrolase family 8, with product MTKKTKALLAAAVVVALAITAGIASLVVGGAGGPSTDQAGADATGTPGTGTATPQPRTAAEIGKDFLDGYVDDDGRVVRRDQGDDTVSEGQAYGMLVAVGVGDEDRFDAIWDWTKSNLVRPDGLLAWQWKDGEVVDDMPASDADVDAARALVLAGSTFDRSDLTIEGVDLGTDVLDEMTVSTDVGRILLPGPWAMGSGPWSYNPSYASPATFAQLGEASGDPRWAELETGSRAVTTNILASTALPSDWAQVQQDGTTVPLPSADGSSGTVQYSYDAGRLALRYAESCQPEDVALASKMAGVLQRYDELPMQLDLGGQSVGSDQSPLAYAARAAAEASDGQHERATADLRTADSLSQSTPTYYGSAWAALAALQLEGSSLGACTPLVVNG